A genomic region of Caldalkalibacillus uzonensis contains the following coding sequences:
- a CDS encoding aldo/keto reductase: MKYRRLGKSGLFVSELCLGTMTFGRETDKETATRMIHHFLDAGGNFIDTADVYADGRSEEIVGQAIKDRRSEVILATKVRMKVGPHPNDAGYSRKRIMDGVEQSLRRLGTDYIDLYQLHVWDHLTPIEETLRTLDDLVSSGKVRYIGCSNFLAWQLMKALAYSDFKNYVRFISIQPQYSLVNREMDREVLSLCLEEEVGVIPWAPLAGGFLTGKYPRTKEKPNFGRFNNSATGEYMWERKATDRNFKILDKVQSIADEVGKTHAQVALNWLLCKKGITSPIFGARTAEQLEENLGSTGWRLSPEHFKALDEVSQLPSEYPNRFLEKFRRDVIYDNLDV, encoded by the coding sequence ATGAAATATCGCCGCTTAGGCAAAAGTGGTTTGTTTGTTTCCGAATTATGCCTGGGAACGATGACTTTTGGCCGTGAAACAGATAAGGAGACGGCCACCCGCATGATTCATCACTTCCTTGATGCGGGGGGAAACTTTATTGATACGGCTGACGTTTATGCTGACGGACGTTCAGAGGAAATTGTCGGCCAGGCCATCAAAGACCGCCGCTCAGAAGTGATTCTGGCCACCAAAGTGCGCATGAAAGTGGGCCCGCATCCTAACGATGCCGGCTATTCCCGCAAACGGATTATGGACGGTGTGGAGCAGAGTTTGCGCCGCTTAGGGACCGATTATATTGACTTGTACCAGCTGCATGTGTGGGACCACCTGACACCCATTGAGGAAACCCTGCGCACTCTTGATGACCTGGTTTCATCTGGGAAGGTGCGTTACATTGGCTGCTCCAATTTTTTGGCCTGGCAGCTGATGAAAGCACTGGCTTACAGTGACTTTAAAAACTATGTGCGCTTTATCTCCATTCAGCCCCAGTACAGCTTGGTGAACAGGGAAATGGACCGGGAAGTGCTGTCCCTGTGCCTGGAAGAAGAAGTGGGCGTGATTCCATGGGCACCTTTGGCCGGCGGTTTTTTAACAGGAAAATATCCCCGCACAAAGGAAAAACCCAATTTTGGCCGTTTTAACAATTCCGCAACCGGAGAGTACATGTGGGAGCGTAAAGCAACGGACCGAAACTTTAAGATCCTGGATAAAGTGCAGAGCATTGCCGATGAAGTGGGTAAAACTCATGCCCAAGTCGCCCTGAACTGGTTGTTGTGTAAAAAAGGCATCACGTCCCCTATTTTCGGTGCCCGTACAGCGGAGCAGTTGGAGGAGAACCTGGGCAGCACCGGTTGGAGATTAAGCCCTGAGCACTTTAAAGCCTTGGACGAGGTCAGCCAACTTCCCAGCGAGTATCCCAACCGTTTCCTTGAAAAATTCCGCCGTGATGTGATTTATGACAATCTTGACGTTTAA
- a CDS encoding kinase-associated lipoprotein B: MDTNMKTGAIVKAVYKTGVYIGEITELKPDRGKAVVKVLAVLKHPAQGDLHQPLQADVPLFHQRRALAYKEQANIPLSHLSPYDGEIPDYTASLHAALDTEIEVLQQQNSPWAEQAIKHLQQLKEEY; this comes from the coding sequence ATGGATACAAATATGAAGACAGGTGCCATTGTGAAAGCAGTGTATAAAACCGGTGTCTATATTGGTGAAATTACCGAACTGAAACCTGACCGCGGCAAAGCCGTGGTCAAAGTGCTGGCTGTACTCAAACATCCTGCCCAAGGCGACTTGCACCAGCCTTTGCAAGCGGATGTGCCCCTGTTCCACCAGCGCCGTGCCCTGGCTTATAAGGAACAGGCGAATATCCCGCTCAGCCACCTGTCCCCCTATGACGGGGAAATACCCGACTATACCGCTTCTTTGCATGCAGCCCTTGACACAGAAATTGAGGTACTGCAGCAGCAAAACTCACCCTGGGCAGAGCAAGCAATCAAACATTTACAACAGTTAAAAGAGGAGTATTAA
- the mbcS gene encoding acyl-CoA synthetase MbcS — MKLEQLLAPEQYNMTQEFEAFAADPQKVAIRWLNDNGDKREITYQALIKQANRLANALVKQGLKKGDKVLVILPRVPEAYVTYIACLKAGFVVIPSSEMLRAKDLSYRINHGEAKAVIAYQDSVAEFEKIEDPLPSLQYKFVVGAGQPGWTDVDMLVENESDYFEAVSTHREDMAFLSYTSGTTGNPKGVVHVHGWGYAHLQVAAKQWLDIKENDVVWATAGPGWAKWVWSPFLSVLGLGATAVVYHGPFAPARYLSIMEEYQVNVLCCTPTEYRLMAKVDGLERYSLPHLRSAVSAGEPLNREVIDTFRRYFSVDVRDGYGQTENTLLVGTLKGMEIKPGSMGKPTPGNQVEIINEDGEPVGVGEVGDIAVHRETPALFREYYKDPERTQAAYRGEYYLTGDQARRDEDGYFWFEGRSDDIIISSGYTIGPFEVEDALVKHPAVRECAVVASPDEVRGHVVKAFVVLKNPEDAKDHTLVERLQEHVKSLTAPYKYPRKIEFVDSLPKTTSGKIRRVELRQREKEQFTTRS; from the coding sequence GTGAAACTGGAACAGTTGCTTGCACCAGAGCAGTACAACATGACTCAGGAGTTTGAAGCTTTTGCAGCGGACCCTCAGAAAGTAGCCATCCGCTGGCTGAACGACAACGGAGACAAGCGTGAGATTACTTATCAGGCGCTCATTAAACAGGCTAACCGTCTGGCCAATGCTTTGGTCAAACAGGGTCTTAAAAAAGGGGACAAAGTGCTGGTGATTCTCCCCCGGGTTCCTGAAGCGTATGTGACCTACATAGCTTGTTTAAAAGCTGGGTTCGTTGTCATTCCCAGTTCTGAAATGTTAAGAGCCAAAGATTTGAGTTACCGTATCAATCACGGAGAAGCCAAAGCCGTGATTGCTTACCAGGACAGCGTAGCAGAGTTTGAGAAGATCGAGGACCCCCTTCCGTCTCTGCAATATAAGTTTGTTGTTGGAGCAGGACAGCCTGGCTGGACAGATGTGGACATGTTGGTTGAAAATGAAAGCGATTACTTCGAAGCGGTGTCCACTCACCGTGAAGATATGGCCTTTTTGTCTTACACTTCGGGAACAACAGGCAATCCTAAAGGGGTTGTGCATGTTCATGGGTGGGGGTACGCTCATTTGCAGGTGGCAGCCAAACAATGGCTGGATATTAAAGAAAATGATGTGGTCTGGGCCACGGCAGGACCGGGTTGGGCCAAATGGGTGTGGAGTCCGTTTTTGTCGGTGCTTGGATTAGGAGCAACAGCTGTCGTTTATCATGGTCCTTTTGCCCCCGCCCGTTACTTATCTATTATGGAAGAGTATCAAGTCAACGTCTTGTGTTGCACGCCAACCGAATACCGGCTCATGGCTAAGGTAGATGGGCTTGAACGGTATTCTTTGCCCCACTTAAGAAGTGCCGTTTCAGCCGGTGAGCCTTTGAATCGAGAAGTCATCGACACCTTCAGACGTTATTTCAGTGTAGATGTGCGGGACGGTTACGGCCAGACTGAAAACACCTTGCTGGTGGGTACGCTGAAAGGCATGGAGATCAAGCCTGGCTCCATGGGTAAACCGACGCCTGGAAACCAGGTTGAGATTATTAATGAGGATGGTGAACCAGTTGGTGTGGGGGAAGTGGGTGATATTGCCGTCCATCGCGAGACACCTGCCTTGTTCAGGGAATATTATAAGGACCCTGAACGGACTCAGGCCGCTTACCGGGGTGAATATTACCTGACGGGAGACCAGGCCCGCAGAGATGAAGACGGTTATTTTTGGTTTGAAGGGCGCAGCGATGATATCATTATCAGTTCAGGTTATACCATTGGTCCCTTTGAAGTGGAGGATGCGCTGGTCAAACATCCAGCGGTGAGAGAGTGTGCCGTCGTAGCCAGCCCGGATGAGGTCCGGGGCCATGTGGTTAAAGCGTTTGTGGTATTAAAAAATCCTGAGGACGCCAAAGATCACACACTGGTAGAGCGGTTGCAGGAACATGTCAAGTCACTCACTGCGCCTTATAAATATCCACGCAAAATTGAATTCGTGGATTCACTGCCCAAAACCACGTCGGGCAAGATCCGCCGGGTAGAACTCCGCCAGCGGGAAAAGGAGCAGTTTACAACCCGTTCTTAA
- a CDS encoding SPL family radical SAM protein — MASSRLNITYGQPGRLLNPASGYLTGYTHTLNPYGGCAFACTFCYVRRLPVALFRQEEWGTWVHVKENAPQMLQKELQRAKQKGKVTIFMSSSTDPYQPLEGQIELSRRLLEVMVRNKPDFLFVQTRSPLITRDMELLLELKDRLCISITIETDLEQVRKTLSPAAPPLAARLKALTTLKQAGLPVQAAVSPILPYSELFAKRLKEVVDWVCLDDFFRGDGARGKRTEKLGIKSLYHQLDYADWYSPDKFDETYSIFKDVFGEQRVLTSQQGFMPFLRV; from the coding sequence ATGGCATCAAGCAGGCTAAATATTACCTATGGTCAACCGGGCAGGTTACTTAACCCGGCAAGCGGTTATTTGACCGGTTACACCCATACGTTAAATCCGTATGGGGGATGTGCCTTTGCTTGCACTTTTTGCTATGTCCGCCGGCTGCCTGTTGCTTTGTTTCGCCAGGAAGAATGGGGGACCTGGGTTCATGTGAAGGAGAATGCGCCACAAATGCTGCAAAAAGAGTTACAGCGGGCGAAGCAGAAAGGTAAGGTCACCATCTTTATGTCTTCCAGCACTGACCCGTATCAACCGCTGGAAGGGCAAATAGAATTAAGTCGGCGCCTGTTAGAAGTGATGGTCAGGAACAAGCCCGACTTTTTGTTTGTACAAACCCGAAGTCCGTTAATCACAAGAGATATGGAACTCTTGCTCGAACTTAAAGACAGGTTATGTATCAGCATCACCATTGAAACGGATCTGGAGCAGGTGCGTAAAACACTTTCTCCCGCGGCACCTCCTCTGGCAGCCAGATTGAAGGCATTAACAACACTTAAACAAGCAGGTCTTCCCGTACAAGCCGCTGTATCCCCCATTTTGCCTTATTCTGAACTGTTTGCCAAGCGACTGAAGGAAGTGGTGGATTGGGTTTGCCTGGATGATTTCTTCCGGGGGGATGGGGCTAGGGGAAAGCGGACCGAAAAGCTGGGCATCAAGTCTCTTTATCATCAGTTGGATTATGCAGACTGGTATTCGCCTGACAAGTTTGACGAGACCTATTCCATCTTCAAGGATGTGTTTGGGGAACAACGTGTACTGACGAGCCAACAGGGATTTATGCCCTTTTTAAGGGTATAA
- the map gene encoding type I methionyl aminopeptidase, with protein sequence MTVETVQELQALKKVGRVVALALQEMMNHVRPGISTAELDAIGEKVLVQHGAQSAPRGQYNFPGATCISVNEEVAHGIPGTRVLHPGDKVNIDVSAQLDGYFADTGATLIVPPVSTQARRLCASAERALEKALQKATSGQPLSEIGRVVEEEAKRSGFTVVKNLCGHGIGRSLHEEPNHIFSFYNPFEQTRLEKGMVLAIEPFISTGDELVEQAEDGWTLKAPQGSLVAQFEQTIVVTEKEPIILTALS encoded by the coding sequence ATGACGGTTGAAACTGTTCAAGAGTTGCAAGCGCTGAAGAAGGTGGGCCGGGTGGTGGCTCTTGCTTTACAGGAGATGATGAATCATGTTCGGCCGGGGATCAGCACAGCTGAACTGGATGCTATCGGTGAAAAGGTGCTCGTACAGCATGGAGCCCAATCAGCTCCCCGGGGACAGTACAATTTTCCTGGGGCAACTTGTATCAGTGTTAACGAAGAGGTGGCCCATGGCATTCCCGGTACCCGGGTTTTACACCCCGGTGACAAAGTCAACATTGATGTATCGGCCCAACTGGATGGATATTTTGCGGACACGGGTGCCACTCTCATTGTTCCGCCGGTGTCAACACAGGCCCGGCGTTTATGTGCTAGCGCTGAAAGGGCACTGGAGAAAGCACTGCAAAAAGCCACTTCCGGACAGCCGTTGTCTGAAATCGGACGGGTGGTGGAAGAGGAAGCGAAACGATCCGGGTTTACGGTTGTTAAAAACTTGTGTGGCCATGGGATCGGCCGCAGCCTGCATGAAGAGCCCAACCATATTTTCAGTTTTTATAATCCGTTTGAACAGACACGTTTGGAAAAGGGCATGGTCCTGGCGATTGAGCCCTTTATTTCCACCGGCGATGAACTTGTGGAACAGGCGGAAGATGGCTGGACGTTAAAGGCGCCTCAGGGCAGCCTGGTGGCCCAATTTGAACAGACGATTGTGGTGACAGAGAAAGAACCGATTATCTTAACGGCATTGTCATAA
- a CDS encoding ATP-binding protein: protein MSLHKVYIKNEDDVLQAVTLTRQLVKLLSFSKVDEQKILVSVSELTRNILDHASGKGVFKCELTQDQIRITVIDDGPGIDNVQAALRGKKRAGSQGLGLGLSGVQRLMDEMSIETSTGGGTKIIAIKRKS, encoded by the coding sequence ATGTCCTTACATAAAGTATATATTAAAAACGAAGATGATGTGTTACAGGCCGTCACCTTAACCCGGCAACTTGTTAAGTTGCTATCCTTTTCCAAAGTCGATGAGCAAAAAATATTGGTCAGCGTCTCCGAATTGACCCGAAACATACTGGATCATGCCTCTGGGAAAGGCGTGTTTAAATGCGAGCTGACCCAAGATCAAATTCGCATCACTGTCATTGACGACGGGCCGGGGATTGATAATGTCCAAGCCGCACTCAGGGGGAAAAAGCGTGCAGGATCACAAGGATTGGGGCTGGGGTTATCCGGTGTTCAACGCCTTATGGATGAGATGAGTATCGAAACCTCGACAGGAGGAGGTACGAAAATCATTGCCATCAAAAGAAAAAGTTAA
- a CDS encoding ATP-binding protein codes for MPSKEKVNQKASEANESLSRLASIGQIATGIAHEVKNPLTAVKGFLQLLQNETEHKYLQIAMSQLDNALDTLNNLLQVSRPDIHNEPFVPINLCSELESIIYLFQEHMYRVEFVKKFKDTQQMIRGRKNLLKKAFFNLIKNALEAIPGEGKITIEHYVDRPHLCIKLSDTGVGIPEEKLKLLGTPFFSTKENGTGMGLTQVYTTLYDHGATVEVSSSVNVGTTFVIKFPLIKTKEVTVKQMANLTYTAGQSLKDFILANRMEIDKLLNASTDAIFSDIERSELVDTSHLNDVAYQLIGYIDDGAEHELILLAHKIGMAWAKSDIPAILKLEWFRSFREIYWDLLYHYYKHVQLDFEQLFSLEKSTNYLMDTFLTHYFNKYNEYKNELLRSQREVIDELTVPVIPLSDDIAILPLIGTLDTYRAKKIQERTLERINQGRISHIILDLSGVAYMDTGVVQHLFKMVDGFTLLGCQTTVTGIRPEIANTVVEMGIEITNRVKTFGSLQQALEKEIN; via the coding sequence TTGCCATCAAAAGAAAAAGTTAATCAAAAAGCGTCTGAAGCAAACGAGTCGCTTTCACGCTTAGCTTCCATCGGCCAGATCGCCACTGGTATTGCCCATGAGGTAAAAAACCCCCTGACTGCGGTTAAAGGTTTTTTGCAGCTCTTGCAAAATGAGACAGAGCATAAATATTTACAGATTGCCATGTCACAATTGGATAATGCCTTGGACACATTAAACAACCTCCTGCAAGTTTCCCGACCGGACATACATAACGAACCGTTTGTGCCCATTAACCTGTGTTCGGAACTGGAATCTATTATCTATTTATTCCAAGAACACATGTATCGTGTTGAGTTTGTTAAAAAATTTAAAGATACCCAACAGATGATCCGCGGACGTAAAAATCTGTTGAAGAAGGCATTTTTTAATTTAATTAAAAATGCACTGGAAGCAATCCCTGGGGAAGGAAAAATCACCATTGAACATTATGTGGACCGGCCACATTTATGTATCAAGTTAAGCGACACTGGTGTGGGGATTCCGGAAGAAAAGCTAAAATTACTTGGCACTCCCTTTTTTTCTACCAAGGAAAACGGAACAGGCATGGGCCTGACCCAAGTCTATACAACGCTGTACGACCACGGTGCAACGGTAGAAGTCTCCAGTTCCGTCAACGTCGGTACAACATTTGTGATTAAATTTCCGCTCATCAAAACAAAGGAGGTCACAGTCAAACAGATGGCAAATTTGACCTATACAGCCGGACAAAGCTTAAAGGATTTTATATTGGCCAACAGAATGGAGATTGATAAACTGCTAAACGCCAGTACAGATGCCATTTTTAGTGATATAGAGAGATCAGAACTGGTGGATACGAGCCATTTGAATGACGTTGCCTATCAATTAATCGGCTATATTGATGACGGAGCAGAGCATGAGCTGATCCTGCTAGCGCACAAAATCGGCATGGCTTGGGCCAAAAGTGATATTCCGGCCATTCTGAAATTGGAATGGTTCAGATCTTTCCGGGAAATTTACTGGGATCTGCTCTATCATTATTACAAACATGTTCAACTTGATTTTGAACAACTGTTTAGTCTGGAAAAAAGTACAAACTATCTGATGGATACATTCCTCACCCATTACTTTAACAAATATAATGAATATAAAAACGAACTGTTACGCTCCCAGCGTGAGGTGATTGATGAACTGACTGTTCCGGTCATCCCCCTTTCTGATGATATCGCTATTTTACCCTTGATCGGAACACTTGATACCTACCGAGCCAAAAAAATACAGGAACGGACCCTGGAACGAATCAACCAAGGCCGAATCTCGCATATTATTTTGGACTTGTCAGGAGTCGCTTATATGGATACCGGGGTGGTCCAGCATCTTTTCAAAATGGTGGACGGATTTACCCTCTTGGGATGCCAGACCACAGTAACGGGAATCCGGCCTGAAATTGCCAATACTGTAGTGGAAATGGGCATCGAGATCACCAACAGAGTCAAAACATTCGGTTCTCTTCAACAAGCATTGGAGAAAGAAATAAATTAA
- a CDS encoding glutamate-5-semialdehyde dehydrogenase translates to MSELMRKAKELKTAAQQMASLTTEQKNEALERIAECLVKASAFILEENAKDIKAGQANGLSQALLDRLQLTEQRIEDMAAGIRQVAALPDPVGEVVDTWERPNGLLIEQVRVPLGVIGMIYEARPNVTVDAATLCLKTGNAVLLRGSSSALHSNKALVQVIHQALQQCDCPSGAVQLLEDTSRKTASHMFRLNSYLDVLIPRGGAKLIQSVIEQASVPVIETGVGNCHMYIDDSANPAMAIQLVVNGKTQRPSVCNAVETVLVHESWAKEHLPDLVTALKEKQVQVRADDRARALVPDLEPATDQDWHEEYLDLILALKVVADVEQAIEHINHYGTKHSEAIISETEENVAKFFQQVDAAALYHNASTRFTDGFEFGFGAEIGISTQKLHARGPMGLTALTSTKYVIHGNGQVR, encoded by the coding sequence ATGAGTGAGTTGATGCGCAAAGCGAAAGAGCTGAAAACAGCAGCACAACAGATGGCCAGTTTGACAACTGAACAAAAAAATGAGGCCTTGGAACGGATAGCAGAATGTTTGGTTAAAGCTTCCGCTTTCATTCTGGAGGAGAATGCCAAAGACATTAAGGCGGGTCAAGCAAACGGGTTAAGCCAGGCCCTGTTGGACCGCTTGCAATTGACGGAGCAGCGGATAGAGGACATGGCCGCAGGGATTCGGCAAGTGGCCGCTTTGCCTGATCCGGTTGGTGAGGTGGTTGACACCTGGGAGAGGCCCAATGGCCTGCTGATCGAGCAGGTGCGGGTTCCACTTGGTGTGATCGGCATGATTTATGAGGCCAGACCCAATGTGACCGTTGATGCAGCCACACTGTGTTTAAAAACGGGAAATGCCGTGCTGTTAAGAGGCAGTTCGTCAGCGCTTCATTCTAATAAAGCATTGGTGCAGGTTATTCATCAAGCATTACAGCAGTGTGATTGTCCATCTGGGGCCGTTCAGTTGTTGGAGGACACCAGCCGCAAGACAGCCAGCCACATGTTTCGCCTGAACAGCTATCTGGATGTGCTGATTCCCCGTGGCGGGGCCAAGCTGATTCAGTCTGTGATCGAGCAAGCCTCTGTACCCGTGATCGAAACAGGGGTGGGCAACTGCCATATGTATATTGATGACAGCGCCAATCCAGCGATGGCCATTCAACTGGTGGTCAACGGCAAAACCCAGCGTCCGTCAGTTTGTAATGCTGTGGAAACAGTGTTGGTTCACGAGAGTTGGGCCAAGGAACATTTACCGGACTTAGTGACTGCTCTGAAAGAGAAGCAGGTGCAGGTCAGAGCTGATGATAGAGCACGGGCCCTGGTTCCTGATTTGGAGCCAGCCACCGATCAAGATTGGCACGAAGAATATCTCGATCTGATTTTAGCCTTGAAAGTGGTCGCTGATGTTGAGCAGGCGATTGAGCATATCAACCACTATGGAACAAAACACTCCGAAGCGATCATTAGTGAAACAGAAGAAAATGTGGCTAAATTTTTTCAGCAAGTGGATGCGGCCGCCCTTTATCACAATGCCTCAACCCGGTTTACTGACGGGTTCGAGTTTGGTTTTGGAGCAGAGATCGGGATCAGCACTCAAAAGCTTCATGCCCGGGGACCGATGGGCCTTACTGCCTTAACCTCAACCAAATATGTGATACACGGCAACGGCCAGGTGCGTTAA
- the proB gene encoding glutamate 5-kinase codes for MGTERIVVKIGSSSLTTANGGLCEQKLNEHVQALARLKQTGYEVILISSGAVAAGFTLLGYPTRPVTIKGKQAAAAVGQGLLMQGYTRAFAKHGIVTAQLLLTRYDFADRERYNNAYRTLTELLAREALPIINENDSVAVDELTFGDNDMLSALVSGLIHADWLIILTDIDGLYDADPRRSDKAKKYTFLPEITADLLTLAGEPGSKVGTGGMRSKLEAAQMALSVGAQVFIGKGEGEDKLLDVIKGKGNGTYIGSSSLSGLKNRQQWIAFHSAVKGAITVDQGAATALLERGKSLLPAGITQVQGNFQAGEVVEVLNHKGERIGKGVVNYTSSELQQIKGKSSREAMQWTRRGTEEVIHRDNWVSLGKERIGR; via the coding sequence ATGGGAACGGAACGGATCGTGGTTAAAATCGGCAGCAGCTCATTGACCACTGCCAATGGTGGCTTATGTGAACAAAAACTGAATGAGCATGTGCAGGCGCTGGCCAGATTAAAACAGACAGGATATGAAGTGATTTTAATTTCTTCAGGGGCGGTAGCAGCAGGTTTTACCCTGCTGGGCTATCCCACCAGACCGGTCACGATTAAGGGCAAACAAGCAGCAGCGGCTGTGGGCCAAGGATTACTGATGCAAGGTTATACCCGCGCCTTTGCCAAACACGGCATTGTCACCGCCCAGCTTTTGTTAACGCGCTATGATTTTGCTGACCGGGAACGGTACAACAATGCTTATAGGACATTGACCGAACTGCTGGCCCGGGAGGCCTTGCCCATCATCAATGAGAATGACTCCGTGGCCGTGGATGAACTGACGTTTGGGGATAACGATATGCTTTCCGCACTGGTCAGCGGATTGATTCATGCCGACTGGCTGATTATCTTAACAGATATTGACGGTTTGTATGATGCTGACCCCCGCCGGAGTGACAAGGCCAAAAAGTATACCTTTTTGCCTGAGATTACCGCTGATCTGTTAACCCTGGCCGGAGAGCCAGGATCTAAAGTCGGCACCGGAGGCATGCGCTCCAAACTTGAGGCAGCCCAGATGGCCTTATCGGTAGGAGCCCAGGTATTTATCGGCAAGGGAGAAGGGGAGGACAAATTACTGGACGTTATCAAGGGGAAAGGCAACGGCACTTATATCGGCTCCTCCTCCCTCAGCGGGCTGAAAAACCGGCAGCAATGGATTGCTTTTCACTCTGCTGTTAAAGGGGCGATTACGGTGGATCAGGGAGCGGCAACAGCCTTACTTGAGCGGGGAAAAAGTTTATTGCCAGCCGGCATCACCCAGGTGCAGGGCAACTTCCAGGCGGGAGAGGTGGTGGAGGTGCTTAACCATAAGGGTGAACGTATTGGCAAGGGGGTGGTTAATTATACCTCCTCTGAACTTCAACAAATCAAAGGAAAATCAAGCAGAGAGGCCATGCAGTGGACCCGGCGGGGCACAGAAGAAGTGATTCATCGTGATAACTGGGTGAGCTTAGGAAAGGAGAGGATCGGAAGATGA
- the metA gene encoding homoserine O-acetyltransferase MetA gives MPINIPDNLPAKETLLNENIFVMGENRAYHQDIRPLNILILNLMPEKEKTETQLLRLLGNTPLQVNITLLRPITHNSKTTSQTHLEQFYTTFDKVEARKFDGLIITGAPVEHLAFSDVNYWNELQTIMDWSKTNVTSTLHICWGAQAGLFHHFGIPKHPLPRKLFGVFTHHTLKEGVTLLRGFDEQFLVPHSRYTETRLEDVQQVSELDVLAVSDEAGVYLVATKDGRQIFVTGHPEYDALTLDNEYRRDLAKGLTIHLPQHYYPNDDPERTPANRWRSHAHLLFANWLNYYVYQETPYDWF, from the coding sequence ATGCCCATCAATATTCCTGATAACTTGCCGGCCAAAGAGACGCTGTTAAATGAAAATATATTTGTTATGGGAGAAAACCGGGCCTACCACCAGGATATCCGGCCTTTAAACATCCTTATCCTTAACCTGATGCCTGAAAAAGAAAAAACGGAAACACAGCTTCTGCGCCTCTTGGGCAATACCCCCTTGCAGGTCAATATCACGCTGTTACGTCCGATCACACATAACTCCAAGACCACCTCCCAAACCCATCTGGAGCAGTTCTACACCACATTTGATAAAGTAGAAGCCCGCAAATTTGACGGGCTTATCATTACTGGTGCACCAGTGGAACATCTGGCCTTTTCTGATGTCAATTATTGGAATGAATTACAAACCATTATGGATTGGTCCAAAACCAATGTCACCTCTACCCTGCACATTTGCTGGGGGGCACAGGCAGGCTTATTCCATCATTTTGGAATTCCCAAACACCCGCTTCCGCGGAAGCTGTTCGGTGTTTTTACCCATCACACCCTTAAGGAGGGCGTGACGTTATTGCGCGGATTTGATGAACAGTTTCTGGTGCCCCATTCCCGTTACACCGAAACGCGTTTGGAAGATGTGCAACAGGTGTCTGAGCTGGACGTCTTAGCCGTTTCAGACGAGGCAGGTGTCTACCTGGTGGCCACCAAAGACGGCAGACAGATTTTTGTCACTGGCCATCCGGAATATGATGCTTTAACCTTGGATAACGAATATCGCCGTGATTTGGCAAAAGGACTGACGATTCACCTGCCACAGCATTATTATCCGAACGATGACCCCGAGCGCACACCTGCCAACAGGTGGCGTTCACATGCCCACTTATTGTTCGCCAATTGGCTCAATTACTACGTCTACCAAGAAACACCCTATGATTGGTTCTAA